The window CTCGCCCTCGACGCTCCCTCGACGCGCTCCCGCCAACCGAGACGCGGATATTGCGGGGTATTCGCGCGGATAAGCCCCAGAATCCGCGGCTCGGTGGTGCATCTGGGGCAGGAGGCTCGGTGGTGCATCTGGGTTCGGCGATGGCATCTGGGCTCTGTGGCGTCCGGGGCGCCGCCTTTAGGCTCGGAGGCATGAGCCCCGCCGACCCCGCCACCGCTCCGGATTCCGTCACCTCCGCTGACCCCGTCACCTCCGCTGACCCCGCGACATCTGAGGACGCCGCCACTGCTCCGCGCCCCGCCACTGCTCCGGACCCTGCTACTGCCCCGAACCCAACCCCCGTGCCCGACACGCTGCTGCTGGTGCCGCTGCGCCAGCGCATCACCGAGCGCCACCTGGGCGTACGCGCCATCCACGTGATCCGTCCGGGCCAGGCCACCGTGTCCCACCTGTTCCGGGCCGACACCCCCGAGAACCTCTACTCCATCTCCAAGACGGTCACGGCCCTCGCCATCGGCATCGCCCAGCACGAGGGCCTGCTGGACCTGGACGACCTGCTGGTGGACCACCTGCCCGCCCCCGAGGGTGGCTACGGCGAGGGAGTGGACGGCATCCGGCTGCGGCACCTGCTCACCATGACCTCGGGTTCCCCTGTCACGGCCTTCCTCGATGACGAGCGCGAGCATCCCCACCTGACCGATCACTTCCTGGGCACGGACCTCTCCGCTGCACCCGGTGACGGGTTCGTGTACTCCAACGGGTCGATCTTCATGCTGTCCCGGGTGATCACCGAGCGCACCGGGCAGTCGATGCGCGACTGGCTGATGCCGCGCCTGTTCGAGCCGCTGGGCATTCGCAACCCACAGTGGTTCACCGACGTGGAGGGGTACACCTGGGGTGCCACCGGCCTGCACCTGACCAGTGAGCAGATGAGCCGCATCGGGGCCCTGCTGTTGGCCGAGGGCACTGCGCCCGATGACGCCGCCGGCGAGGCCGCTGCTCCTGATGGCGCTGCCGCGGAAGGTACTGCTCCCGATGGCGCCGCGGGTGAGGGCCGACGCCTGGTGCCCGCCGCATGGATCCGCTCCCTGCACGCCGACGACGCCTGGGTGCCCACCGGCGACCCGGAACCGGAGAGCGGGAAGTACGGCCTGGGGGTGTGGAAGTGCACGGTGCCCGGCTCCTGGAGGGCCGACGGTGCCTTCGGCCAGTTCCTCGTGATCCTGCCCGAGCAGAATGCGTGCGTGGCGATCACCTCGCACCTCGAGGGCGTACCCGGTGCGGAGATCCTGCGGGCCGTGTGGGAGGAACTGCTGCCGCTGCTATGAGGTTCTCGACCCCCCGGTAGGCCTGTCCTGTGCTCATCCTTGGCCAATGTGGCCTATTTCGCCTAACCTTCCAGGAAGTGGACCGATAAACCTCCGTGGAATCCGGCGTGTGCGCCCCCGGGGGCCGGCCCATCGGAGCGGGCGAAGCTGCCCGCCCCCGGCCTTGACGGAGGAGCCTTCCCATGAACGATCTCGCCGACCCCCGACGTTTCACCCCCTCCCGCCGTGCGCTGCTGGGCGCCCTCGGCATCGGCGCCGCGTTCCCGGCGCTCGCAGCCTGTGGCGGCGGTGACCCGAAGGAGGAGGCGGCCGAGGACGTCGCCGCCAACGCCGAGGTGGAACTGCCCACCTACACCGAGCAGACCGCCGTCGAGCCCGACATCCCCGGCGTGAACGGCTCCACCCCCGGGTACACCACCTACCCGCAGGACCTCCCGCAGACGGTCGATGCGCCCCCCGGCTCCGGCAGCACCTTCACCCTGATGGTGCCCACCTGGAGCGCGGTGAAGTCGAACCTCAGCAACGCGTACACCCAGGCCCTGGACGAGGCCCTGGGCGCGACGCTCGAGTACCAGATGACCACCGGCAACGACTACCGCGACAAGCAGGCCGCGGTGTTCGCCTCTCCGGACGACGTGGCCGACTGGGTCTCGGTGTTCGGCTGGAACCCCCCGGCCCGGTTCGACCAGGCCGTGGAGTCCGTGTTCCAGGACCTCACCCCCTTCATCGGCGGGGACAAGATCTCCAAGTGGAAGAACCTCGCCAACCTCCCCACCGCCGCCTGGCAGTTCGGCGTGTTCAAGGGCAAGCTGTACGGCATCCCGGTGCCCGGCGAGATCGTCACCGATGCGATCTTCTACCGCGGTGACATCTTCGAGGAGCTGGGCCTGGAGGCTCCCACCAACGCCGATGAGTTCCTGGCGGTGTGCGAGGAGATCACCGATCCGGGCGCGAACCGCTGGGCCACCAACGACATGAACACCGGCGCCCCGAACCTGATGTTCGGTGCCCCGCCGGACTGGCGCATCGACGACGGCAAGCTCGTGTACCGCTGGGAGACCCAGGAGTACCGCGACGCCCTGGAGTTCCAGATCCAGCTGTTCGAGAAGGGCCTGGTGCACCCCGACGTCGCCGCCGACACCGGGGACGCCAAGCAGCGCTTCGAGTCCGGCCAGGTCGCCATCCACTACGACGGTGTGGGTGCCTGGGGCGAGTCCACCAAGCGCGTCCAGGCCTCCAACCCGGACTACCGCCAGGTGCCGATGAGCGGCCTGTCCGCCAGCGGCGGCGACCCGATCCGCTACAAAGGCAGCGCCGCGAACTTCTTCAGCTTCCTGAAGAAGTCCGACGACACCGCCCGCATCGAGGAGCTGCTGGGGATCGCCAACTACCTGGCCGCCCCCTTCGGCACCAAGGAATGGGAGCTGGTGAACTTCGGCGTGGAGGGCACCCACTTCGAGCGCGGCGAGGGCGGTGTTCCCGAGGCAACCGAGGCACTGGCCAACGAGCACCCCGGCGTGCTGTCCACCCTGGTCACCGGCCCGGTCGCGAAGTACGACTTCACCGACCCGGACCACGTGAAGGAGTACTGCGAGTGGATGGCCGGGGAGACCCAGTACATGGTCGAGGGCCCCTTCTACGGCCAGCAGGTGCCCAAGCCCGCCGAGTACGCCTCCCTGGACCAGCCCATGTACGACCTGGAGAAGGACATCGTTCGTGGCCGCAAGACCATGGACGACTTCGACGCCGCGGTGGAGACCTGGCGCAGCAACGGCGGTGACCGGATGCGCGAGTACTACCAGGGCATCTACGACGAGCTGGAGAAGTGAGCAGCGCATCGACCACGCCGGCGGGTGACGTGACACCGTCGGGGGCAGGACCGGGATCAGCGCGGGATCCGGGGGCCGACGTCGGCCGGCGATCGAAGCGGGGCTCCAAGGGATCCGGCAGCGGCCTCGAACGGCGCAAGATCCCGCTGTCCAAGCGCCTGCGCCGCGACTGGCCGCTGCTGGTGATGGTGCTGCCCGCCGTCGCGCTGATGATCGTGTTCATGTACGTGCCGATGTTCGGCAACATCATCGCCTGGCAGCACTACTCGCCGTACGTGTCGCTGTTCGAGAACCCCTGGGCGGGCTGGGAGAACTTCCAGCGGGTGTTCCGCACCCCGGCCTTCTGGGACGCGGTGGTCAACACCCTGATGATCACCGGCTTCCAGCTGGTGTTCTTCTTCCCGGTGCCGATCGCGCTGGCGCTTCTGCTGAACTCGGTGCTCACCCCGTGGATCCGCACCACCATCCAGTCGATCGTGTACCTGCCGCACTTCTTCTCGTGGGTGCTGGTGGTGACGATCTTCCAGCAGATCCTGGGCGGTGCGGGCCTGATCAACCGGATCCTGCGCGCCAACGGCATGGAACCGATCGAGATCATGACCAACCCGGACACGTTCCTGCTGCTGGTCACCTCCCAGGCCGTGTGGAAGGACGCCGGCTGGGGCATGATCATCTTCCTCGCGGCTCTGAGCACCATCGATCCCTCGCAGTACGAGGCGGCCGCGGTGGACGGCGCCGGCAAGTGGCGGCGCATGTGGTCGATCACCCTGAATATTCGCCTCGCTGGGGTCCGCTGATCGAGGGTTCGGGTGCCACGTCGCTGCCGTAGCGGTGGCGTCGTTCGGGACCACCAGTGGTGTCGTTGGGGCCGCTCTGTCTACGCTCCTTCCGCCGTGTGTATAGGGCACGCGGCGGAAGGAGCAATCTGGAATGGTACGGAAGATCAGGGCGAAGCTGGTGCTCCAGCTGCGCGCAGAAGGTCTGTCGGGGCGAGCGATTTCGTCCTCGCAGGGCATGTCCCGCAAGTCCGTGAGGGCGGTGTTCGAGGCCGCTGACGCTGCAGGGATCGGGTGGGGCGATATCGCGGACGTCGCCGATGAGCAGGTGTATGCCCGGTTGTTCCCGGGCCGGGGCGAGCACGAGAGCGTGTTCGCACAGCCGGACTGGGAACAGGTCCATCGAGAGATGGCCAGGGTCGGCGTGACGCTGAAGCTGTTGCACGGCGAGTACTTCGACGCGACCACGGCGGCTGGGGATCCGGCGATGGGGTATGACCGGTTTTGCCGCACCTACCAGCACCACGTCATGGTCACCGGTGCCGCTTCGAGAGTCGGTCACAAGGCCGGCCAGAGCGTGGAGGTCGACTGGTCCGGCCCCACGATGGAGCTGGCCGATCCGGTCACCGGCGAGGTCTCGAAGGTGTTCTTGTTCGTTGCCTGCCTGCCTTTTTCTCGTTACGCGTTCTGCTTCCCGGCGCTGGATATGCGCCAGGAGTCCTGGCTGCGAGCGCACGTAGCGATGTTCGAGGCGCTGGGCGGGACGGTCCCGAGGATCGTTCCGGACAACCTCAAGACCGGTGTGGTGAAGCACCCCCGCGAGGGCGAGATCGTCCTGAACGATGCGTATCGCGAGATGGCAGCGCATTACTCGGCGGCGGTGCTCCCGGGGAGGGTGCGGAAACCGAAAGACAAGGCGAGCGTGGAGAACACCGTCGCGCACGTCGCGACCTGGGTCATCGCCGGGCTGCGGGATCAGCGATTCACGTCCCTGCCCGAACTTGCAGCCGCCATCGGGCAGCGGATGGAGGCCTATAACGCGGAGCCGTTCCAGAAGCGGCCCGGATCCCGCGCCAGCGTGTTCGACGCGGAGGAGCGGCCGCTGCTGACGCCGCTGCCGGCGGTGCCCTACGAGATCTCGACATGGCACTACGGACGACGAGTGGGCAGGAACGGGCACGTCACGTTCGCGCGGAACTTCTACTCCGCGCCGTTCGCGCACATCGGCGCGAAGGTCGATCTGCGCATCACGGCCCGGACGCTGGAGATCTATCAGGGCAGCCAGCGACTGACCAGTCACCTGCTGCTCCCGGAGACCGCGAGCAATGAGTACCGCACCAACGACGCGGACCTACCTGCGGGCGAGCGTTTCCAGGCCTGGGACGCGCAGAGGGTGCGGGCGTGGGCAGATCGGGTCGGGCCGGCCACGGTGATCGTGATCCAGCGGATCTTCGAGTCCGTGCCGATCGTGGAACAGGGCCTGGATCCCGCGTTGGCGGTGCTACGGCTCTCTCGCCGCTTCTCCGTAGATCGGGTCGAGGCGGCCTGCGCACTCGCGCTGACGGGACGGGTCCGTTCACCGCGCTATGCGCATCTGCACCCGATCTTGGCCACCGGGCAGGACAAGGTCGCCGCCCTGCGTCCACCCCGCGAGGAACCCGCGGAAGACGGCGGATACGTCCGTGGCGCCGACTACTACGCCGGAGGTGTCCGGTGAGCGTGATCGATAACGACACGAAGCGGAAGCTGCGCGAGATGGGCGCGACCGCGCTGCTGGACGCGATCGATGCCCAGGATGAGGCTCACGTGCTGGGGATGTCGTTCCAGGAACGGCTCCAGCTGATCGTGGACGAGGCGCATTCCATCTTCAATCATGGAAAGGTCGAGGGTCTGATCCGCCGGGCGGGGCTGCGTTATCCCGGAGCGGACCTGCGGCGGCTGGATCTGGTCGAGGAACGGGGACTGAACCGGAACGTGATCGCGCAACTGGCAACCTGCTCCTTCATCCAGCGGCAACAGAACGTGGTCTTCCAGGGCTTCACCGGCTCAGGGAAGTCCTACCTCGGCTGCGCGCTGGCGAAGCAGGCCTGCCAGCACCGGCTCCGAGCCCACTACATCCGAATGCCCGACCTCGAAGAGGCCTGGGCCCTGGCAAAGGACAAGCCGCAGGGCCAGACGAAGTTCCTGCGGAAGTACTCCACGTTCTCGCTGCTGGTGATCGACGAGTGGCTGCTGGACCATCCTGACGAGGGAATGCGTTCGATGCTGCTGGAACTGCTCGAGCGCCGCTATGACACCGGCTCGACCGTGTTCTGCACCCAGTACCCGAAGAAGGACTGGCACGCCCGGCTCGGTGGAGCAGTCCACGCCGATGCGATCATGGACCGCATCGTGCACAACACAATCTGGATCGACACCGGCGACAGGAACATGCGAGAACACACCGCACTGCCCCAGTGACCCGATGCCGGCGGGAGCCAGTGGTCCCCACCGCGGCGGCTACTGGCCCCCGTCGGCACGATCGGCGGTCCCCAAGAGCAAGATTCGGTGGCTCCCACGACTACGAATACTCAATCACCCTGCCCGCGATCCGGCCCACCATCATCCTGCTGCTGATCCTGCGCCTGGGCGATGCCCTCACCGTCGGCTTCGAGCAGCTGATCCTGCAGCGCGGAGCCGTAGGCCCGGGCGCTGCCGAAGTGCTGGACACGTACGTGTACTACCAGGGCGTGATCGGCGGTGACTGGTCGTACGCGGCCGCCGCCGGCCTGGTCAAGGGCATCGTCTCGCTGCTGCTGGTGCTGGGTGCGAACAAGCTCGCCCACGCCTTCGGTGAAGCCGGTGTCTATCGGAGGGAGAAGCGATGACCGCCACCTCACCCGGCTCCGGCTTCGCCGACCAGTCCCCGCCCGTGGCGCAGGGCGCCGGTGGGGAGCAGGCGGCCGACGGGTCCCGTCGTACCCCCGGAACCGGCGGCTGGCTGGGCCGACGCGACGGACCACTGTCCACGGGGCCCGGCGGCCCCGGTTCGCCGAAGAAGCGCGCGAAGGCCCAGCGTCCCGCCTGGGACGAGGAGCCCACGGTCCTGGAATCCGCCGGCAAGACGGCGGTGCTGGGGCTGATCATCCTGGCGGTGCTGCTGCCGCTGTACACGGTGGTGCTCACCTCGCTGTCCACCGATGCCACGATCAACGAGGCCGGCGGCATGGTGCTGATTCCCGGCGAGCTCACCCTGAGCGCCTACAGCGCGATCCTCAGCGGAGGCGTGGTCACCAAGTCGATCCTGGTCAGTGTGGGTGTCACGGCGGTGGGCACGCTGCTGAGCACCGTGGTGTCGGTGATGGCGGCCTATGGGCTCAGCCGCACCGACTCGCTGCTGCACCGGCCGATCCTGTTCCTGTTCATCATCACGATGTTCTTCTCGGCCGGCATGATCCCCACCTACCTGGTGGTCTCGGGCCTGGGCCTGATCGACTCGTACCTGGCGCTGATCCTGCCGGGCGCTGTCTCGGCGTTCAACATCCTGATCCTGCGTGCCTTCTTCATGGGCATCGACAACGGGATCCTGGAGGCGGCCCGCATCGATGGCGCCGGGGAGTTCCGCATCCTCACCACCATCGTGCTGCCGATGTCCACCGCGGTGATCGCGGTGGTGGCCCTGTTCTACGGGGTGGGCTATTGGAACGCGTTCTTCAACGCCATGCTGTACCTGCAGGACAGCGGCAAGTGGCCGTTGCAGATGGTGCTGCGCTCCTACGTGCTGGAAGGGGTGGAGCTGCCCGGTTCGGAGCTCACCCCGGCCGGTGTGGGCAGTGCACAGCAGCCCTCGAGCCTCGCGGTGAAGATGGCGATCGTGGTGTTCGCGCTGGTGCCGATCCTGATGGTGTACCCCTTCGTGCAGAAGCACTTCACCAAGGGCGTCATCTTCGGGGCGATCAAGGGCTGATCACCGCCGAGGGATACCGTTAACCCATGGACTGGACCGCCCTCGCCAACTTCGCGCTCGTCGTGCTCTTCGTGCTGATCGGCGGCGTGTTCGCCGGAACCGAGATGGCGATCGTGAACCTGCGCGAGTCGCAGGTCAAGCAGCTGGAGGAGAGCGGGGCGCGCGGGGAGAGCACCGCCCGCCTGGTGCGCGACCCCAACCTGTTCCTCTCTGCCGTGCAGATCGGCGTGACCGTGGCCGGGTTCTTCTCCTCCGCCTACGGCGCCTCCACGATCGCCCCGTCCCTGGTGCCGTACCTGGTCGATGCCGGGCTCAGCGAGGCCACCGCCGGCACCGTGGCCCTGATCGGGATGACCCTGGTGGTGGCGTTCCTGTCCCTGGTGCTCGGCGAGCTGGTTCCCAAGCGCCTGGCTATGCAGAACGCCCTGGCGATGACCAGGATCGTGGGGCCTCCGCTGAGCGTGTTCGGGAAGCTGATGCGCCCGGTGATCTGGCTGCTCTCGGCCTCCACGAACCTGGTGGTGCGGATCCTGGGCGGCGACCCCGATGCCGACCGCGAGGCCGTCTCCGCCGAGGAGATCCGCTCCATGGTGCGCAGCTCGGACGCCCTGGACCAGGCGGAGTCCCGCGTGCTGGCCGACGTGTTCGACGCCTCCGAGCGCACCGTGGTGGAGGTGATGCGCCCCCGCCCCCAGGTGCACTTCCTGGACGGCGACGACACGGTGGCGCAGGTGCGCAGCGAGATCCGCTCCACCGGCTACTCCCGCTACCCCGTTACCGGGGAGGACGTGGACGACGTGCTGGGCTTCGCCCACGTGCGCGACATGCTGCTGGTGGACGACCCCGCCACCACCAGGCTGCGTGACCTGGCCCGCCCCATCGAGCACATCCCCGGCACCGTCGAGGTGCTGCGGGCCCTGAACCGGATGCGCGCCCAGGCCGACCAGATCGCCGTGGTGGTGGACGAGTACGGCGGCACCGACGGCATCGTCACCCTCGAGGACCTGCTGGAGGAACTGGTGGGGGAGATCTACGACGAGTTCGACGCCGACGCCTGGAGCCCCGGCAACCCCGACCGCCTCGCCGTGCCCGGCGGTGACATCGACGGCGGCCTGATCCTGCAGGAGTTCGAGGCGCAGACCGGCATCTCCCTGCCCGACACCGGCGGCTACGAGACCGTGGGCGGGTACGTGATGGCGCAGCTGGGCCGCATCGCCGAGGTGGGCGACGAGGTGCCGGTGGACGGCGGCCGCATCGAGGTCACCGCCATGGACGACCGCCGCGTGCAGACCGTGCACCTGCTCCGTGACGACGCCGAGGGCGGAGGGGCCGACGGGCCTGTGGCTACAGCTGGCGCCGGACGACCGGCAAAGGGGTAGCGACCCGGGGACCCCTGCCCGGAACCACCCGGTCGGCGGCCGTGGAGGTGGCGGCGTTAGGCTCGAGGCAAACCTGTCGACATCACAAGGAGTCCTTCCATGGCACGCACCACCACCTTCGCCGAGCTTCTCGTCACCCAGCTGCGGGACATGGGGGTGGAGCGCATCTACGGAGTGGTCGGCGACTCGCTGAACCCCGTGGTGGACGCGGTGCGCACCACAGACGGCATCGAGTGGGTGCACGTGCGCAACGAGGAGGCCGGGGCCTTTGCCGCCGGCGCCGAGGCACGCCTGACCGGCAAGCTCGCCGTGTGCGCCGGCTCCTGCGGCCCGGGCAACACCCACCTTATCCAGGGCCTGTTCGACGCCCACCGCGACAACGCCCCCGTGCTCGCGATCGCCTCGCACATCCCCAGCCCCAAGATCGGCACCGGCTTCTTCCAGGAGACCCACCCGGAGATCCTGTTCCGCGAGTGCTCCCACTTCTGCGAGATGGTCAACTCCGGTGAGCACGGCGCCACTCTGCTGCACATCGCCGCCCAGACCGCGATCGCCAAGCAGGGCGTCTCGGTGCTGGTGCTGCCCGGTGACGTGGCCGACGAGGAGGTCTCCGGCCCCCTGACCCGCGACCTCGCCACCGAGCTGGGCGCCGTCCAGCCCGCCCCGGGCCCCGTGGGCCGCCTCGCCGAGCTGATCAACAAGGCCGACAAGGTCA is drawn from Brachybacterium muris and contains these coding sequences:
- a CDS encoding hemolysin family protein, whose amino-acid sequence is MDWTALANFALVVLFVLIGGVFAGTEMAIVNLRESQVKQLEESGARGESTARLVRDPNLFLSAVQIGVTVAGFFSSAYGASTIAPSLVPYLVDAGLSEATAGTVALIGMTLVVAFLSLVLGELVPKRLAMQNALAMTRIVGPPLSVFGKLMRPVIWLLSASTNLVVRILGGDPDADREAVSAEEIRSMVRSSDALDQAESRVLADVFDASERTVVEVMRPRPQVHFLDGDDTVAQVRSEIRSTGYSRYPVTGEDVDDVLGFAHVRDMLLVDDPATTRLRDLARPIEHIPGTVEVLRALNRMRAQADQIAVVVDEYGGTDGIVTLEDLLEELVGEIYDEFDADAWSPGNPDRLAVPGGDIDGGLILQEFEAQTGISLPDTGGYETVGGYVMAQLGRIAEVGDEVPVDGGRIEVTAMDDRRVQTVHLLRDDAEGGGADGPVATAGAGRPAKG
- the istA gene encoding IS21 family transposase — protein: MVRKIRAKLVLQLRAEGLSGRAISSSQGMSRKSVRAVFEAADAAGIGWGDIADVADEQVYARLFPGRGEHESVFAQPDWEQVHREMARVGVTLKLLHGEYFDATTAAGDPAMGYDRFCRTYQHHVMVTGAASRVGHKAGQSVEVDWSGPTMELADPVTGEVSKVFLFVACLPFSRYAFCFPALDMRQESWLRAHVAMFEALGGTVPRIVPDNLKTGVVKHPREGEIVLNDAYREMAAHYSAAVLPGRVRKPKDKASVENTVAHVATWVIAGLRDQRFTSLPELAAAIGQRMEAYNAEPFQKRPGSRASVFDAEERPLLTPLPAVPYEISTWHYGRRVGRNGHVTFARNFYSAPFAHIGAKVDLRITARTLEIYQGSQRLTSHLLLPETASNEYRTNDADLPAGERFQAWDAQRVRAWADRVGPATVIVIQRIFESVPIVEQGLDPALAVLRLSRRFSVDRVEAACALALTGRVRSPRYAHLHPILATGQDKVAALRPPREEPAEDGGYVRGADYYAGGVR
- a CDS encoding carbohydrate ABC transporter permease, giving the protein MTATSPGSGFADQSPPVAQGAGGEQAADGSRRTPGTGGWLGRRDGPLSTGPGGPGSPKKRAKAQRPAWDEEPTVLESAGKTAVLGLIILAVLLPLYTVVLTSLSTDATINEAGGMVLIPGELTLSAYSAILSGGVVTKSILVSVGVTAVGTLLSTVVSVMAAYGLSRTDSLLHRPILFLFIITMFFSAGMIPTYLVVSGLGLIDSYLALILPGAVSAFNILILRAFFMGIDNGILEAARIDGAGEFRILTTIVLPMSTAVIAVVALFYGVGYWNAFFNAMLYLQDSGKWPLQMVLRSYVLEGVELPGSELTPAGVGSAQQPSSLAVKMAIVVFALVPILMVYPFVQKHFTKGVIFGAIKG
- a CDS encoding serine hydrolase domain-containing protein; its protein translation is MSPADPATAPDSVTSADPVTSADPATSEDAATAPRPATAPDPATAPNPTPVPDTLLLVPLRQRITERHLGVRAIHVIRPGQATVSHLFRADTPENLYSISKTVTALAIGIAQHEGLLDLDDLLVDHLPAPEGGYGEGVDGIRLRHLLTMTSGSPVTAFLDDEREHPHLTDHFLGTDLSAAPGDGFVYSNGSIFMLSRVITERTGQSMRDWLMPRLFEPLGIRNPQWFTDVEGYTWGATGLHLTSEQMSRIGALLLAEGTAPDDAAGEAAAPDGAAAEGTAPDGAAGEGRRLVPAAWIRSLHADDAWVPTGDPEPESGKYGLGVWKCTVPGSWRADGAFGQFLVILPEQNACVAITSHLEGVPGAEILRAVWEELLPLL
- a CDS encoding ABC transporter permease, with amino-acid sequence MSSASTTPAGDVTPSGAGPGSARDPGADVGRRSKRGSKGSGSGLERRKIPLSKRLRRDWPLLVMVLPAVALMIVFMYVPMFGNIIAWQHYSPYVSLFENPWAGWENFQRVFRTPAFWDAVVNTLMITGFQLVFFFPVPIALALLLNSVLTPWIRTTIQSIVYLPHFFSWVLVVTIFQQILGGAGLINRILRANGMEPIEIMTNPDTFLLLVTSQAVWKDAGWGMIIFLAALSTIDPSQYEAAAVDGAGKWRRMWSITLNIRLAGVR
- a CDS encoding ATP-binding protein, with translation MSVIDNDTKRKLREMGATALLDAIDAQDEAHVLGMSFQERLQLIVDEAHSIFNHGKVEGLIRRAGLRYPGADLRRLDLVEERGLNRNVIAQLATCSFIQRQQNVVFQGFTGSGKSYLGCALAKQACQHRLRAHYIRMPDLEEAWALAKDKPQGQTKFLRKYSTFSLLVIDEWLLDHPDEGMRSMLLELLERRYDTGSTVFCTQYPKKDWHARLGGAVHADAIMDRIVHNTIWIDTGDRNMREHTALPQ
- a CDS encoding extracellular solute-binding protein, giving the protein MNDLADPRRFTPSRRALLGALGIGAAFPALAACGGGDPKEEAAEDVAANAEVELPTYTEQTAVEPDIPGVNGSTPGYTTYPQDLPQTVDAPPGSGSTFTLMVPTWSAVKSNLSNAYTQALDEALGATLEYQMTTGNDYRDKQAAVFASPDDVADWVSVFGWNPPARFDQAVESVFQDLTPFIGGDKISKWKNLANLPTAAWQFGVFKGKLYGIPVPGEIVTDAIFYRGDIFEELGLEAPTNADEFLAVCEEITDPGANRWATNDMNTGAPNLMFGAPPDWRIDDGKLVYRWETQEYRDALEFQIQLFEKGLVHPDVAADTGDAKQRFESGQVAIHYDGVGAWGESTKRVQASNPDYRQVPMSGLSASGGDPIRYKGSAANFFSFLKKSDDTARIEELLGIANYLAAPFGTKEWELVNFGVEGTHFERGEGGVPEATEALANEHPGVLSTLVTGPVAKYDFTDPDHVKEYCEWMAGETQYMVEGPFYGQQVPKPAEYASLDQPMYDLEKDIVRGRKTMDDFDAAVETWRSNGGDRMREYYQGIYDELEK